In Rutidosis leptorrhynchoides isolate AG116_Rl617_1_P2 chromosome 2, CSIRO_AGI_Rlap_v1, whole genome shotgun sequence, one genomic interval encodes:
- the LOC139888391 gene encoding uncharacterized protein, producing MGLRNLNGSYIMLTPQQGSTACASSQPVHTVASNQYSGAHYAAAQSNSFISQLQQVTPPHLAPAFNEPAWVQEFMSNWFAVIQGKKAKQSLELAPTTESFEDLRSRFLLNFHNLRARRRTHVECHDIKQKLKVSLGEIIDRYTKEVAKIQDFPESQKVSGFIHCIDTDRHLSLWQRLQRRVPETFAEAVKEAHDYMRAQEDIKQNRGSTSSNMDIDDDYYRLQGRGSESGKRYGGNGQPRSDLTKTPKEILTTEAVCKSFDPPVPLSKYGNIDKRKFCDFHDDYGHETNECWHLIERVVAELKRGRLQHLKKSARAQADKPKGEKEYPWQKKNEGKETDKTINMVTSGQTNQRRKLEVSEEWENTPIIFPAIAQEPSDAPITIKGRVKSCGYIIKRLHVDTSCGVDIMYEHYFCLLPGAVRAKLVAPNTALSGFSGESAWPIGIIELELELVDDDNKELVRTTTVEFSVVKSYSKYNTLLGRTTLKKLAAIPSTVHDLIKFPTPLGISTIRPEKQDASIAAVEQVEQ from the exons ATGGGTCTAAGAAATCTAAATGGTTCATACATCATGCTGACACCACAACAAGGGTCAACGGCATGTGCGTCTTCGCAACCAGTCCATACTGTTGCAAGCAATCAATATAGTGGGGCGCACTATGCCGCAGCCCAGTCAAATAGCTTCATATCTCAATTACAGCAAGTCACGCCACCACACTTGGCACCCGCTTTCAATGAGCCAGCGTGGGTACAAGAATTTATGAGCAATTGGTTCGCGGTGATACAAGGGAAAAAAGCTAAGCAAAGCCTTGAGTTAGCTCCCACAACTGAAA GTTTTGAGGATTTGcgctcaagatttttattaaactttCACAATTTGCGCGCACGCAGAAGAACACATGTCGAATGTCATGACATTAAGCAGAAATTGAAAGTGAGCTTGGGAGAAATAATAGACAGATACACCAAGGAGGTGGCTAAAATACAAGACTTTCCAGAAAGCCAGAAGGTATCCGGCTTTATACATTGTATAGATACCGACAGACACCTGTCTTTATGGCAACGGTTACAGAGAAGAGTGCCAGAAACCTTCGCGGAAGCCGTAAAAGAAGCGCATGATTACATGCGGGCACAAGAAGATATAAAGCAGAATCGCGGAAGTACCTCTTCAAATATGGACATCGACGATGATTATTATCGACTGCAGGGAAGAGGGTCAGAGTCTGGCAAACGTTATGGTGGTAATGGCCAACCTAGGAGTG ACCTCacaaaaacaccaaaagaaattttgaCTACAGAGGCAGTGTGCAAAAGCTTTGACCCCCCAGTACCTTTGTCAAAGTATGGAAACATAGACAAAAGAAAATTTTGTGATTTTCACGATGATTATGGTCATGAGACCAATGAATGTTGGCACTTAATTGAAAGGGTAGTTGCTGAACTCAAAAGAGGAAGATTGCAACACTTGAAGAAAAGTGCAAGAGCACAAGCCGATAAGCCAAAGGGAGAAAAAGAATATCCGTGGCAAAAGAAGAATGAGGGAAAGGAAACGGATAAAACCATAAACATGGTAACCAGCGGACAGACAAATCAGAGGCGCAAGTTAGAGGTATCTGAGGAATGGGAAAACACTCCCATTATATTCCCGGCCATAGCACAGGAACCCTCAGATGCGCCCATCACAATTAAAGGGCGTGTCAAAAGCTGCGGGTACATCATCAAGCGATTGCATGTAGACACCAGTTGCGGTGTTGATATAATGTACGAACACTATTTCTGTTTGCTACCAGGGGCTGTGCGAGCCAAGCTAGTTGCTCCTAACACTGCATTATCAGGATTTTCTGGGGAGTCCGCATGGCCAATCGGGATCATCGAATTAGAGCTGGAGCTGGTGGACGATGATAATAAGGAGTTAGTGAGAACCACGACAGTAGAATTTTCCGTCGTAAAGTCTTACTCAAAATATAACACGCTTTTAGGGCGCACGACTTTGAAAAAATTGGCAGCCATCCCTTCCACGGTGCATGACCTTATCAAGTTCCCAACGCCGTTAGGAATTTCAACGATAAGGCCAGAAAAGCAAGATGCAAGCATTGCGGCCGTAGAACAAGTAGAACAATAG